A window from Micromonospora terminaliae encodes these proteins:
- a CDS encoding acVLRF1 family peptidyl-tRNA hydrolase gives MSSRPAAGGGRWVDVDPARVARWVEGFADRHGPPTTTIEGYGLLLTAPDGATAELHTPPGAPATADVPGFVAAAGAPRRLGLLLARKGAVAVGVAEGAELVVSKVDTRYVQGRTAAGGWSQQRFARRRDNQAKAALGDAAELAVRLLLPEAPTLTALVCGGDRRAVDTVLADRRLAALTALRAGRLLDVPEPRQAVLVAAVSAARAVHILVR, from the coding sequence ACCCGCGGCCGGGGGCGGCCGGTGGGTCGATGTCGACCCGGCCCGCGTCGCCCGCTGGGTCGAGGGCTTCGCCGACCGGCACGGCCCGCCCACCACCACGATCGAGGGGTACGGGCTGCTGCTCACCGCCCCGGACGGCGCCACCGCCGAGCTGCACACCCCGCCCGGCGCTCCGGCGACCGCCGACGTGCCCGGGTTCGTGGCCGCGGCCGGTGCGCCCCGTCGGCTCGGCCTGCTGCTGGCCCGCAAGGGCGCGGTGGCGGTCGGGGTCGCCGAGGGCGCCGAGCTGGTCGTCTCCAAGGTGGACACCCGGTACGTGCAGGGGCGCACCGCGGCCGGCGGCTGGTCCCAGCAGCGCTTCGCCCGGCGCCGGGACAACCAGGCGAAGGCGGCGCTGGGCGACGCGGCCGAGCTGGCCGTACGCCTGCTGCTGCCGGAGGCGCCGACCCTGACGGCCCTGGTCTGCGGCGGGGACCGGCGGGCGGTGGACACGGTGCTGGCCGATCGCCGGCTGGCCGCGCTCACGGCGCTGCGCGCCGGCCGGCTCCTCGACGTGCCCGAGCCTCGGCAGGCGGTCCTGGTCGCTGCCGTCTCGGCGGCCCGGGCGGTCCACATCCTGGTCCGCTGA